The proteins below come from a single Drosophila suzukii chromosome X, CBGP_Dsuzu_IsoJpt1.0, whole genome shotgun sequence genomic window:
- the LOC108015222 gene encoding glutaminyl-peptide cyclotransferase: MEAVELVDIPKKSYNPSELSESRFLEYSNLSDKLHLREAINNILIPRVVGTGNHSIVRQYIVQSLRDLGWDVEVDSFHDVAPIKGKLHFHNIIATLNPKAERYLVLACHYDSKYMPGVEFLGATDSAVPCAMLLNLAQVLQDQLQPLKESNLSLMLLFFDGEEAFEEWGPDDSIYGARHLAKRWQREGKLDRIDLLVLLDLLGAPDPSFYSFFQNTDSWYMRLQSVETRLAKMELLERYASSGVAQYDPRRYFQSQAMRSSMIEDDHIPFLRQNVPILHIIPVPFPSVWHKPDDNASVIDYATTDNLALIIRLFALEYLLGGGEDK; encoded by the coding sequence ATGGAGGCCGTCGAGCTGGTGGATATTCCTAAGAAATCATACAATCCCAGTGAGCTGTCCGAGTCCCGATTCCTGGAGTACAGCAATCTATCCGACAAACTGCATTTGAGGGAGGCCATCAACAACATACTTATACCCCGTGTTGTGGGAACGGGGAATCATAGCATCGTGCGACAATACATAGTCCAGAGCTTGAGAGATCTTGGCTGGGATGTGGAGGTGGACAGCTTTCATGACGTGGCTCCCATCAAGGGCAAATTGCATTTTCACAACATCATCGCCACGCTGAATCCAAAAGCTGAACGATATCTAGTGCTCGCCTGTCATTACGATAGCAAGTACATGCCGGGCGTGGAGTTCCTGGGGGCCACCGACTCGGCTGTGCCCTGTGCCATGCTTCTAAACCTTGCCCAGGTCCTGCAGGATCAACTGCAGCCCCTTAAGGAGAGCAATCTGAGCCTAATGCTCTTGTTCTTCGACGGCGAGGAGGCTTTCGAGGAATGGGGACCCGATGATTCCATCTACGGAGCACGGCATCTGGCCAAAAGGTGGCAGCGTGAAGGAAAACTGGATAGAATAGATTTGCTGGTGCTGCTGGATCTTCTGGGAGCCCCCGACCCCTCTTTTTATAGCTTCTTCCAGAACACCGACTCCTGGTACATGCGGCTCCAGTCCGTGGAGACACGACTGGCCAAGATGGAGCTCCTGGAGCGCTATGCCAGCAGTGGAGTTGCCCAGTACGATCCCAGGCGCTACTTCCAGTCGCAGGCCATGCGCTCCTCCATGATCGAGGATGATCACATTCCCTTCCTGCGTCAAAACGTGCCAATCCTGCACATTATACCGGTGCCCTTTCCAAGTGTGTGGCACAAACCGGACGATAACGCCAGCGTGATCGATTATGCGACGACGGACAACCTGGCGCTGATTATACGGCTCTTCGCTTTGGAGTATCTGCTGGGCGGAGGCGAAGACAAGTAG
- the LOC108015224 gene encoding serine protease SP24D has protein sequence MLPYWIFLLLLCGQEILGKNKNESVIEPRIVGGTKAQEGQFPHQISLRLRGKHYCGGAIISATHVITAAHCVKDGNNVIPADQWSIQAGSLHISSGGVTIPVAEVIVHPGHTEYGDYDLAVVRLQSPLTFDSNIAAIPLATEDPPNCASVDISGWGYIAEKGPFSDSLLFARVTSVSRKLCKLFYYPWLPETMICLVHTKDKGACYGDSGGPATYNGKVVGLASLLLTGGCGGAGPDGYQRISRLRGWIAEKAGL, from the exons ATGTTACCCTACTGGAtttttttgctgctgcttTGCGGACAGGAGATCCtgggcaaaaataaaaatgaatctGTCATAGAACCCCGCATTGTGGGTGGAACCAAGGCGCAGGAGGGTCAATTTCCCCACCAGATTTCTCTGCGTCTTCGGGGAAAACATTATTGCGGTGGTGCTATAATCTCGGCCACCCATGTCATCACCGCGGCACATTGTGTGAAAGACGGGAATAACGT AATTCCGGCGGATCAGTGGTCGATTCAGGCGGGCAGCCTGCACATCTCGAGCGGAGGAGTTACAATTCCTGTGGCGGAGGTTATTGTGCATCCCGGGCACACGGAATACGGGGATTACGATCTGGCCGTGGTGCGGCTGCAGAGTCCCCTGACCTTTGATTCCAATATCGCCGCCATCCCACTGGCCACCGAGGATCCGCCCAACTGCGCCTCTGTGGACATTTCCGGTTGGGGCTACATCGCCGAAAAGGGTCCCTTCTCCGACAGCCTGCTGTTCGCCAGGGTTACGAGTGTGTCGCGGAAGCTGTGCAAGCTGTTCTACTATCCCTGGTTGCCCGAGACCATGATATGCCTGGTCCACACGAAGGATAAGGGGGCCTGCTACGGCGACTCCGGCGGACCGGCCACCTACAACGGGAAAGTTGTGGGCCTGGCCAGTCTGCTGCTCACCGGCGGCTGCGGAGGAGCTGGTCCAGATGGCTACCAGAGGATATCCAGGCTGAGGGGCTGGATCGCCGAGAAAGCGGGCTTGTAA
- the Mnr gene encoding pro-resilin isoform X3, with protein MLALPLLILAILASCGYSVEAYSKYGRGCGDIGCLPTEECVITSDSCSYNQRDGKDCGNYPTCKRRSGGGSSSASNSSPNLAAPSANPSGSVLNPGYPMHGLQPVNPYNPPFVFGQLPFYGGGGPTGTGGPPGGGGGGNGGIGGGGGGGGNGGIGGGVGLPSSTLGILGGGGGGLAPYGSNFQGYQSQHSNANMYNKPPPQYQNQNQQNPYNRRTQAHPSAAGSLGGGGGGILVLAMGLVLAGLLPHT; from the exons ATGCTGGCTCTGCCTCTGCTGATTTTGGCAATCCTCGCCAGCTGCGGCTACTCCGTGGAGGCCTACTCGA AGTACGGCCGTGGATGCGGGGACATTGGATGCCTGCCCACCGAGGAGTGCGTCATCACCAGCGATTCGTGCAGCTACAACCAGCGGGATGGAAAGGACTGCGGCAACTATCCCACCTGCAAGCGCCGCTCCGGCGGAGGATCATCCTCGGCCTCGAACAGCAGCCCCAATTTGGCCGCCCCCTCGGCCAATCCGTCAG GCAGCGTCCTCAACCCCGGCTACCCCATGCACGGCCTGCAGCCGGTGAACCCCTACAATCCGCCCTTCGTCTTTGGCCAACTGCCGTTCTACGGCGGCGGCGGACCGACCGGCACCGGCGGTCCGCCCGGCGGCGGTGGAGGCGGTAATGGCGGCatcggcggcggcggcggcggtggaGGCAACGGAGGCATCGGCGGCGGCGTCGGACTGCCCAGCTCGACGCTGGGCATCctcggcggcggcggcggcggcctGGCGCCCTACGGCAGCAACTTCCAGGGCTACCAGAGCCAGCACTCCAACGCGAATATGTACAACAAGCCGCCGCCGCAATACCAGAACCAGAACCAACAGAATCCCTACAACCGGCGCACCCAGGCGCATCCCTCGGCAGCCGGCAGCTTGGGCGGAGGTGGAGGCGGGATCCTCGTCCTGGCCATGGGACTCGTCCTGGCCGGCCTCCTGCCCCACACGTAA
- the Mnr gene encoding translation initiation factor IF-2 isoform X2, with protein sequence MLALPLLILAILASCGYSVEAYSRSSLGQGPENNIFAPASSNPTLNTYTYNGHQQGGHDHDGGMNGNGNGNGNGHAGNGNDRDKGGNAGAAGASSTGVIDPHYVFGAKHHMPVIPNMPIFPYNSPTSAPSFQQFPQPNHPGSVLNPGYPMHGLQPVNPYNPPFVFGQLPFYGGGGPTGTGGPPGGGGGGNGGIGGGGGGGGNGGIGGGVGLPSSTLGILGGGGGGLAPYGSNFQGYQSQHSNANMYNKPPPQYQNQNQQNPYNRRTQAHPSAAGSLGGGGGGILVLAMGLVLAGLLPHT encoded by the exons ATGCTGGCTCTGCCTCTGCTGATTTTGGCAATCCTCGCCAGCTGCGGCTACTCCGTGGAGGCCTACTCGA GATCGAGTCTGGGCCAGGGACCCGAGAACAACATCTTTGCACCCGCCTCATCGAACCCCACGCTTAACACCTACACGTACAACGGCCATCAGCAGGGTGGCCATGACCACGATGGTGGGATgaacggaaacggaaatgggAACGGGAACGGGCACGCCGGAAACGGGAATGATCGCGACAAGGGCGGCAATGCGGGGGCCGCGGGCGCCTCCTCGACGGGCGTTATCGATCCGCACTACGTGTTCGGGGCGAAACACCACATGCCCGTCATACCGAACATGCCCATCTTCCCGTACAACTCGCCCACGTCGGCGCCCTCGTTCCAGCAGTTCCCCCAACCGAATCATCCAGGCAGCGTCCTCAACCCCGGCTACCCCATGCACGGCCTGCAGCCGGTGAACCCCTACAATCCGCCCTTCGTCTTTGGCCAACTGCCGTTCTACGGCGGCGGCGGACCGACCGGCACCGGCGGTCCGCCCGGCGGCGGTGGAGGCGGTAATGGCGGCatcggcggcggcggcggcggtggaGGCAACGGAGGCATCGGCGGCGGCGTCGGACTGCCCAGCTCGACGCTGGGCATCctcggcggcggcggcggcggcctGGCGCCCTACGGCAGCAACTTCCAGGGCTACCAGAGCCAGCACTCCAACGCGAATATGTACAACAAGCCGCCGCCGCAATACCAGAACCAGAACCAACAGAATCCCTACAACCGGCGCACCCAGGCGCATCCCTCGGCAGCCGGCAGCTTGGGCGGAGGTGGAGGCGGGATCCTCGTCCTGGCCATGGGACTCGTCCTGGCCGGCCTCCTGCCCCACACGTAA
- the Mnr gene encoding uncharacterized PE-PGRS family protein PE_PGRS20 isoform X1 produces MLALPLLILAILASCGYSVEAYSKYGRGCGDIGCLPTEECVITSDSCSYNQRDGKDCGNYPTCKRRSGGGSSSASNSSPNLAAPSANPSGSSLGQGPENNIFAPASSNPTLNTYTYNGHQQGGHDHDGGMNGNGNGNGNGHAGNGNDRDKGGNAGAAGASSTGVIDPHYVFGAKHHMPVIPNMPIFPYNSPTSAPSFQQFPQPNHPGSVLNPGYPMHGLQPVNPYNPPFVFGQLPFYGGGGPTGTGGPPGGGGGGNGGIGGGGGGGGNGGIGGGVGLPSSTLGILGGGGGGLAPYGSNFQGYQSQHSNANMYNKPPPQYQNQNQQNPYNRRTQAHPSAAGSLGGGGGGILVLAMGLVLAGLLPHT; encoded by the exons ATGCTGGCTCTGCCTCTGCTGATTTTGGCAATCCTCGCCAGCTGCGGCTACTCCGTGGAGGCCTACTCGA AGTACGGCCGTGGATGCGGGGACATTGGATGCCTGCCCACCGAGGAGTGCGTCATCACCAGCGATTCGTGCAGCTACAACCAGCGGGATGGAAAGGACTGCGGCAACTATCCCACCTGCAAGCGCCGCTCCGGCGGAGGATCATCCTCGGCCTCGAACAGCAGCCCCAATTTGGCCGCCCCCTCGGCCAATCCGTCAG GATCGAGTCTGGGCCAGGGACCCGAGAACAACATCTTTGCACCCGCCTCATCGAACCCCACGCTTAACACCTACACGTACAACGGCCATCAGCAGGGTGGCCATGACCACGATGGTGGGATgaacggaaacggaaatgggAACGGGAACGGGCACGCCGGAAACGGGAATGATCGCGACAAGGGCGGCAATGCGGGGGCCGCGGGCGCCTCCTCGACGGGCGTTATCGATCCGCACTACGTGTTCGGGGCGAAACACCACATGCCCGTCATACCGAACATGCCCATCTTCCCGTACAACTCGCCCACGTCGGCGCCCTCGTTCCAGCAGTTCCCCCAACCGAATCATCCAGGCAGCGTCCTCAACCCCGGCTACCCCATGCACGGCCTGCAGCCGGTGAACCCCTACAATCCGCCCTTCGTCTTTGGCCAACTGCCGTTCTACGGCGGCGGCGGACCGACCGGCACCGGCGGTCCGCCCGGCGGCGGTGGAGGCGGTAATGGCGGCatcggcggcggcggcggcggtggaGGCAACGGAGGCATCGGCGGCGGCGTCGGACTGCCCAGCTCGACGCTGGGCATCctcggcggcggcggcggcggcctGGCGCCCTACGGCAGCAACTTCCAGGGCTACCAGAGCCAGCACTCCAACGCGAATATGTACAACAAGCCGCCGCCGCAATACCAGAACCAGAACCAACAGAATCCCTACAACCGGCGCACCCAGGCGCATCCCTCGGCAGCCGGCAGCTTGGGCGGAGGTGGAGGCGGGATCCTCGTCCTGGCCATGGGACTCGTCCTGGCCGGCCTCCTGCCCCACACGTAA
- the LOC136117372 gene encoding loricrin-like has translation MVTKKTAPSAPLPETDANGGGGGGSGGYGGGFSAGGHSLYPSLPNSNGGGAAPYNPYAGNGNGGYNPYNGGYQPPAPGGYQPPAPGGYQPRPGYTPPAPGYENNGGGGQKPKDKEGGFFSNFFSNPAVSQAVSGIIAGQIAKQLQGGGAGGAGGGQQQPGGYQPSGGYGGGSPAAGGGGSSGSNILGGLLGSVLSGGGAGANGGGGGGGAGSFLGSLLSGGNANRGGQQGGGGGSGGLGDIFSSKNFGGLFSENPSSRSGGSSDGYSSQGGAKGYPTQAPGNYYG, from the exons ATGGTCACCAAGAAAAC TGCTCCGAGTGCCCCGCTGCCGGAAACGGATGCGAACGGTGGTGGTGGAGGCGGAAGTGGCGGATACGGTGGTGGCTTCTCGGCTGGCGGCCACTCCCTGTACCCCAGTCTACCCAACTCGAATGGTGGCGGTGCAGCTCCCTACAATCCATATGCCGGCAATGGCAACGGTGGCTACAATCCCTACAACGGCGGCTACCAGCCCCCAGCTCCCGGCGGCTATCAGCCCCCTGCTCCTGGCGGCTACCAGCCCCGACCTGGCTACACACCACCCGCCCCGGGCTATGAGAACAACGGTGGTGGTGGACAGAAGCCGAAGGACAAGGAGGGCGGCTTCTTCTCAAACTTCTTCTCGAACCCGGCGGTGAGTCAAGCGGTCTCCGGTATCATTGCAGGCCAGATAGCCAAGCAACTGCAGGGCGGCGGAGCTGGAGGAGCAGGTGGTGGCCAGCAGCAGCCAGGTGGCTATCAGCCGAGCGGTGGCTATGGCGGAGGATCCCCGGCGGCAGGAGGCGGTGGCTCCTCCGGCAGCAACATTCTGGGTGGACTTCTGGGATCCGTTCTCTCCGGCGGCGGAGCTGGCGCCAATggaggcggcggcggtggtggAGCCGGTAGCTTTCTGGGCAGCTTGCTCAGCGGCGGAAATGCCAACCGTGGTGGCCAGCAGGGAGGCGGAGGAGGCTCTGGCGGCCTGGGCGACATCTTCAGCTCGAAGAACTTTGGCGGCCTCTTCAGCGAGAATCCCTCTTCCAGGAGCGGCGGCTCCTCCGATGGCTACTCCTCCCAGGGCGGCGCCAAGGGATATCCCACCCAGGCACCGGGCAACTACTACGGCTGA
- the LOC108015094 gene encoding mitochondrial import inner membrane translocase subunit Tim17-B, producing the protein MGMEEYSREPCPYRIVDDCGGAFAMGCIGGGLFQGLRGFRNAPQGMRRRFAGGLAAVKARAPTVGGGFASWGILFSIVDCSLVHLRKKEDPWNSIVSGAVAGGLLSSRNGVAAMFGSAIVGGVLLSMIEGVGILFTRISAEQFRNPDPQSAEGFGFGFGSASASTSASASATGTASSTGSASATGSATGSATGSPAGDINPAAGFGFPGVQRH; encoded by the coding sequence ATGGGAATGGAGGAGTATTCGCGTGAACCCTGCCCCTATCGCATCGTCGACGATTGTGGCGGCGCCTTCGCGATGGGCTGCATCGGAGGCGGTCTCTTCCAGGGGCTGAGGGGATTCCGGAATGCGCCGCAGGGCATGCGCCGCCGGTTCGCCGGGGGACTGGCCGCGGTGAAGGCCAGGGCGCCGACCGTCGGCGGGGGCTTTGCCTCCTGGGGCATCCTCTTCAGCATCGTGGACTGCAGCCTGGTGCACCTGCGCAAGAAGGAGGACCCCTGGAACTCCATAGTCAGCGGGGCAGTGGCCGGCGGGCTTCTCTCGTCCCGGAACGGAGTGGCGGCAATGTTCGGCAGCGCCATCGTCGGCGGAGTCCTGCTCTCGATGATCGAGGGCGTGGGCATCCTGTTCACCCGCATCTCGGCCGAGCAGTTCCGCAATCCCGACCCGCAGTCGGCGGAAGGATTCGGATTTGGATTTGgatctgcatctgcatctaCATCTGCTTCTGCTTCTGCAACTGGAACCGCATCTTCAACTGGATCTGCATCTGCAACTGGGTCTGCAACTGGATCTGCGACTGGATCTCCAGCCGGCGATATTAACCCTGCCGCGGGCTTTGGGTTCCCCGGCGTCCAGCGGCACTAG